The Dermochelys coriacea isolate rDerCor1 chromosome 12, rDerCor1.pri.v4, whole genome shotgun sequence genome has a window encoding:
- the TUBB3 gene encoding tubulin beta-3 chain, with protein MREIVHIQAGQCGNQIGAKFWEVISDEHGIDPSGNYVGDSDLQLERISVYYNEASSHKYVPRAILVDLEPGTMDSVRSGAFGHLFRPDNFIFGQSGAGNNWAKGHYTEGAELVDSVLDVVRKECENCDCLQGFQLTHSLGGGTGSGMGTLLISKVREEYPDRIMNTFSVVPSPKVSDTVVEPYNATLSIHQLVENTDETYCIDNEALYDICFRTLKLATPTYGDLNHLVSATMSGVTTSLRFPGQLNADLRKLAVNMVPFPRLHFFMPGFAPLTARGSQQYRALTVPELTQQMFDAKNMMAACDPRHGRYLTVATVFRGRMSMKEVDEQMLAIQSKNSSYFVEWIPNNVKVAVCDIPPRGLKMSSTFIGNSTAIQELFKRISEQFTAMFRRKAFLHWYTGEGMDEMEFTEAESNMNDLVSEYQQYQDATAEEEGEMYEDDEEESEAQGAK; from the exons TTCTGGGAGGTGATCAGCGATGAACACGGGATAGACCCCAGCGGTAACTATGTGGGAGACTCCGACCTACAGCTGGAGCGGATCAGTGTCTACTACAATGAAGCTTCCT CTCACAAGTATGTACCCCGGGCAATCCTGGTGGACCTGGAGCCTGGGACCATGGACAGTGTTCGATCGGGGGCATTTGGACATCTCTTCAGACCTGACAACTTCATCTTTG GTCAGAGCGGTGCTGGCAACAACTGGGCAAAGGGGCACTACACAGAGGGTGCCGAGCTGGTGGACTCTGTCCTGGACGTGGTGAGGAAGGAGTGTGAGAATTGTGACTGTCTGCAGGGCTTTCAGCTCACCCACTCCCTGGGCGGTGGCACTGGTTCGGGCATGGGTACCCTTCTCATCAGCAAGGTCCGTGAAGAGTACCCCGACCGGATCATGAACACTTTCAGTGTGGTGCCTTCGCCCAAGGTGTCTGACACGGTGGTGGAGCCCTACAACGCCACCTTATCCATCCACCAGCTGGTGGAGAACACGGACGAGACCTACTGCATTGACAACGAGGCCCTTTATGACATCTGCTTCAGAACCCTTAAACTGGCCACGCCCACCTACGGTGACCTCAACCACCTGGTCTCCGCCACTATGAGCGGCGTCACCACCTCCCTGAGATTCCCTGGCCAGCTCAACGCTGACCTGAGAAAGCTGGCCGTCAACATGGTGCCGTTTCCTCGCCTCCACTTCTTCATGCCAGGCTTTGCCCCCCTCACAGCCCGTGGCAGCCAGCAGTACCGAGCCCTAACCGTCCCCGAGCTCACCCAACAGATGTTTGATGCCAAGAACATGATGGCTGCCTGTGACCCACGTCATGGCCGCTATCTGACTGTGGCCACGGTCTTCAGAGGCCGCATGTCCATGAAGGAGGTGGATGAGCAGATGCTTGCCATCCAGAGCAAGAACAGCAGCTACTTCGTAGAGTGGATCCCCAACAATGTCAAGGTGGCCGTCTGCGACATCCCCCCCCGGGGGCTGAAGATGTCTTCCACTTTCATCGGCAACAGCACAGCCATCCAGGAGCTTTTCAAGCGCATCTCGGAGCAGTTCACCGCCATGTTCCGCCGCAAGGCCTTCCTGCACTGGTACACGGGCGAGGGCATGGATGAGATGGAGttcactgaggcagagagcaacaTGAACGACCTGGTCTCCGAATACCAGCAGTACCAGGATGCCACGGCtgaagaggaaggggaaatgtatgaagacgatgaggaggaatCTGAGGCCCAGGGTGCCAAGTGA
- the DEF8 gene encoding differentially expressed in FDCP 8 homolog isoform X4 gives MECDEKLVRFRQAHLNPFNKQPGQGQHDQEAGDDLSCRDSLLGLSHGDPRFQCSERMMDLGLAEDHFSRPVGLFLASDIQQLRQAIEECKRVILELPEHSERQKDAVVRLIHLRLKLQELKDPSEDEPNIRVLLEHRFYKEKSKSVKQTCDKCNAIIWGLIQTWYTCTGCYYRCHSKCLNLITKPCVRSKVSHQAEYELSICPETGLDSQDYRCAECRAPISLRGVPSEARQCDYTGLYYCGNCHWNDPAIIPARVIHNWDFEPRKVSRCSMRYLALMVSRPVLKLREINPLLFNYVEELVEIRKLRQDILLMKPYFITCKEAMESRLLLQLQDRQHFVENDDMYSIQDLVDIQAGRLSCSLAEIHTLFAKHIKLDCERCQAKGFVCELCKEGDVLFPFDSHTSVCTDCSAVFHRCF, from the exons ATGGAATGTGATGAGAAGCTGGTCCGGTTCCGACAGGCCCACCTCAACCCCTTCAACAAGCAGCCGGGGCAAGGCCAGCATGACCAGGAGGCTGGGGACGACCTTTCTTGTAGAG ACTCGCTGCTGGGGCTGTCCCACGGGGACCCCAGGTTCCAGTGCTCGGAGCGCATGATGGACCTGGGGCTGGCGGAGGACCACTTTTCCCGCCCTGTG GGCTTGTTCCTGGCCTCAGACATCCAGCAGCTGCGGCAGGCGATCGAGGAGTGCAAGCGGGTGATCCTGGAGCTCCCTGAGCACTCGGAGAGGCAGAAAGATGCTGTGGTCAGGCTCATCCACCTGCGCCTGAAACTCCAGGAGCTGAAG GACCCCAGCGAAGATGAGCCCAACATCCGGGTGCTCCTGGAACATCGCTTCTACAAGGAGAAGAGTAAGAGCGTCAAGCAGACGTGTGACAAGTGCAACGCCATcatctggggcctgattcagACCTGGTACACCTGCACAG GGTGTTACTATCGCTGTCACAGCAAGTGCCTGAACCTTATCACCAAGCCTTGCGTGAGGTCCAAAGTCAGCCACCAGGCTGAGTACGAGCTGAGCATCTGCCCCGAGACAGGCCTGGACAGCCAGGATTACCGCTGTGCAGAGTGCCGGGCGCCCATCTCCCTCC GGGGCGTGCCCAGCGAGGCCAGGCAGTGCGACTACACTGGCCTGTACTACTGCGGTAACTGCCACTGGAATGATCCGGCCATCATCCCGGCCCGTGTCATCCACAACTGGGACTTCGAACCCCGCAAG GTCTCTCGCTGCAGCATGCGTTACCTTGCCCTGATGGTGTCGCGGCCGGTGCTCAAGCTGCGGGAAATCAACCCCCTTCTCTTTAACTATGTGGAGGAGCTGGTGGAGATCCGG AAGCTGCGCCAGGATATCCTGCTCATGAAGCCCTACTTCATCACCTGCAAAGAGGCCATGGAGTCTCGTCTGCTGCTCCAG ctgcaggaCCGGCAGCACTTTGTGGAGAACGACGACATGTACTCGATACAGGACCTGGTCGACATCCAGGCTGGGCGCCTCAGCTGCTCCTTAGCGGAGATCCACACCCTCTTCGCCAAGCACATCAAGCTGGACTgcgag CGGTGCCAGGCGAAGGGCTTTGTGTGTGAGCTCTGCAAAGAAGGAGATGTGCTCTTCCCGTTCGACAGCCACACATCGGTGTGCACGGACTGCTCTGCTGTCTTCcacag ATGTTTTTAA
- the DEF8 gene encoding differentially expressed in FDCP 8 homolog isoform X1, which translates to MECDEKLVRFRQAHLNPFNKQPGQGQHDQEAGDDLSCRDSLLGLSHGDPRFQCSERMMDLGLAEDHFSRPVGLFLASDIQQLRQAIEECKRVILELPEHSERQKDAVVRLIHLRLKLQELKDPSEDEPNIRVLLEHRFYKEKSKSVKQTCDKCNAIIWGLIQTWYTCTGCYYRCHSKCLNLITKPCVRSKVSHQAEYELSICPETGLDSQDYRCAECRAPISLRGVPSEARQCDYTGLYYCGNCHWNDPAIIPARVIHNWDFEPRKVSRCSMRYLALMVSRPVLKLREINPLLFNYVEELVEIRKLRQDILLMKPYFITCKEAMESRLLLQLQDRQHFVENDDMYSIQDLVDIQAGRLSCSLAEIHTLFAKHIKLDCERCQAKGFVCELCKEGDVLFPFDSHTSVCTDCSAVFHRDCYYDHSTTCPRCARLSLRKQSLFRGPSVEEQA; encoded by the exons ATGGAATGTGATGAGAAGCTGGTCCGGTTCCGACAGGCCCACCTCAACCCCTTCAACAAGCAGCCGGGGCAAGGCCAGCATGACCAGGAGGCTGGGGACGACCTTTCTTGTAGAG ACTCGCTGCTGGGGCTGTCCCACGGGGACCCCAGGTTCCAGTGCTCGGAGCGCATGATGGACCTGGGGCTGGCGGAGGACCACTTTTCCCGCCCTGTG GGCTTGTTCCTGGCCTCAGACATCCAGCAGCTGCGGCAGGCGATCGAGGAGTGCAAGCGGGTGATCCTGGAGCTCCCTGAGCACTCGGAGAGGCAGAAAGATGCTGTGGTCAGGCTCATCCACCTGCGCCTGAAACTCCAGGAGCTGAAG GACCCCAGCGAAGATGAGCCCAACATCCGGGTGCTCCTGGAACATCGCTTCTACAAGGAGAAGAGTAAGAGCGTCAAGCAGACGTGTGACAAGTGCAACGCCATcatctggggcctgattcagACCTGGTACACCTGCACAG GGTGTTACTATCGCTGTCACAGCAAGTGCCTGAACCTTATCACCAAGCCTTGCGTGAGGTCCAAAGTCAGCCACCAGGCTGAGTACGAGCTGAGCATCTGCCCCGAGACAGGCCTGGACAGCCAGGATTACCGCTGTGCAGAGTGCCGGGCGCCCATCTCCCTCC GGGGCGTGCCCAGCGAGGCCAGGCAGTGCGACTACACTGGCCTGTACTACTGCGGTAACTGCCACTGGAATGATCCGGCCATCATCCCGGCCCGTGTCATCCACAACTGGGACTTCGAACCCCGCAAG GTCTCTCGCTGCAGCATGCGTTACCTTGCCCTGATGGTGTCGCGGCCGGTGCTCAAGCTGCGGGAAATCAACCCCCTTCTCTTTAACTATGTGGAGGAGCTGGTGGAGATCCGG AAGCTGCGCCAGGATATCCTGCTCATGAAGCCCTACTTCATCACCTGCAAAGAGGCCATGGAGTCTCGTCTGCTGCTCCAG ctgcaggaCCGGCAGCACTTTGTGGAGAACGACGACATGTACTCGATACAGGACCTGGTCGACATCCAGGCTGGGCGCCTCAGCTGCTCCTTAGCGGAGATCCACACCCTCTTCGCCAAGCACATCAAGCTGGACTgcgag CGGTGCCAGGCGAAGGGCTTTGTGTGTGAGCTCTGCAAAGAAGGAGATGTGCTCTTCCCGTTCGACAGCCACACATCGGTGTGCACGGACTGCTCTGCTGTCTTCcacag GGATTGCTACTATGACCATTCGACCACGTGTCCCAGGTGTGCTCGGCTCAGCCTGCGGAAGCAGTCGCTCTTCCGAGGTCCCAGTGTGGAGGAGCAGGCCTAG
- the DEF8 gene encoding differentially expressed in FDCP 8 homolog isoform X3: protein MECDEKLVRFRQAHLNPFNKQPGQGQHDQEAGDDLSCRDSLLGLSHGDPRFQCSERMMDLGLAEDHFSRPVGLFLASDIQQLRQAIEECKRVILELPEHSERQKDAVVRLIHLRLKLQELKDPSEDEPNIRVLLEHRFYKEKSKSVKQTCDKCNAIIWGLIQTWYTCTGGVPSEARQCDYTGLYYCGNCHWNDPAIIPARVIHNWDFEPRKVSRCSMRYLALMVSRPVLKLREINPLLFNYVEELVEIRKLRQDILLMKPYFITCKEAMESRLLLQLQDRQHFVENDDMYSIQDLVDIQAGRLSCSLAEIHTLFAKHIKLDCERCQAKGFVCELCKEGDVLFPFDSHTSVCTDCSAVFHRDCYYDHSTTCPRCARLSLRKQSLFRGPSVEEQA, encoded by the exons ATGGAATGTGATGAGAAGCTGGTCCGGTTCCGACAGGCCCACCTCAACCCCTTCAACAAGCAGCCGGGGCAAGGCCAGCATGACCAGGAGGCTGGGGACGACCTTTCTTGTAGAG ACTCGCTGCTGGGGCTGTCCCACGGGGACCCCAGGTTCCAGTGCTCGGAGCGCATGATGGACCTGGGGCTGGCGGAGGACCACTTTTCCCGCCCTGTG GGCTTGTTCCTGGCCTCAGACATCCAGCAGCTGCGGCAGGCGATCGAGGAGTGCAAGCGGGTGATCCTGGAGCTCCCTGAGCACTCGGAGAGGCAGAAAGATGCTGTGGTCAGGCTCATCCACCTGCGCCTGAAACTCCAGGAGCTGAAG GACCCCAGCGAAGATGAGCCCAACATCCGGGTGCTCCTGGAACATCGCTTCTACAAGGAGAAGAGTAAGAGCGTCAAGCAGACGTGTGACAAGTGCAACGCCATcatctggggcctgattcagACCTGGTACACCTGCACAG GGGGCGTGCCCAGCGAGGCCAGGCAGTGCGACTACACTGGCCTGTACTACTGCGGTAACTGCCACTGGAATGATCCGGCCATCATCCCGGCCCGTGTCATCCACAACTGGGACTTCGAACCCCGCAAG GTCTCTCGCTGCAGCATGCGTTACCTTGCCCTGATGGTGTCGCGGCCGGTGCTCAAGCTGCGGGAAATCAACCCCCTTCTCTTTAACTATGTGGAGGAGCTGGTGGAGATCCGG AAGCTGCGCCAGGATATCCTGCTCATGAAGCCCTACTTCATCACCTGCAAAGAGGCCATGGAGTCTCGTCTGCTGCTCCAG ctgcaggaCCGGCAGCACTTTGTGGAGAACGACGACATGTACTCGATACAGGACCTGGTCGACATCCAGGCTGGGCGCCTCAGCTGCTCCTTAGCGGAGATCCACACCCTCTTCGCCAAGCACATCAAGCTGGACTgcgag CGGTGCCAGGCGAAGGGCTTTGTGTGTGAGCTCTGCAAAGAAGGAGATGTGCTCTTCCCGTTCGACAGCCACACATCGGTGTGCACGGACTGCTCTGCTGTCTTCcacag GGATTGCTACTATGACCATTCGACCACGTGTCCCAGGTGTGCTCGGCTCAGCCTGCGGAAGCAGTCGCTCTTCCGAGGTCCCAGTGTGGAGGAGCAGGCCTAG
- the DEF8 gene encoding differentially expressed in FDCP 8 homolog isoform X2 has translation MSPFPLHTSLLVADSLLGLSHGDPRFQCSERMMDLGLAEDHFSRPVGLFLASDIQQLRQAIEECKRVILELPEHSERQKDAVVRLIHLRLKLQELKDPSEDEPNIRVLLEHRFYKEKSKSVKQTCDKCNAIIWGLIQTWYTCTGCYYRCHSKCLNLITKPCVRSKVSHQAEYELSICPETGLDSQDYRCAECRAPISLRGVPSEARQCDYTGLYYCGNCHWNDPAIIPARVIHNWDFEPRKVSRCSMRYLALMVSRPVLKLREINPLLFNYVEELVEIRKLRQDILLMKPYFITCKEAMESRLLLQLQDRQHFVENDDMYSIQDLVDIQAGRLSCSLAEIHTLFAKHIKLDCERCQAKGFVCELCKEGDVLFPFDSHTSVCTDCSAVFHRDCYYDHSTTCPRCARLSLRKQSLFRGPSVEEQA, from the exons atgtctcccttccctctccatACGTCTCTGCTTGTTGCAGACTCGCTGCTGGGGCTGTCCCACGGGGACCCCAGGTTCCAGTGCTCGGAGCGCATGATGGACCTGGGGCTGGCGGAGGACCACTTTTCCCGCCCTGTG GGCTTGTTCCTGGCCTCAGACATCCAGCAGCTGCGGCAGGCGATCGAGGAGTGCAAGCGGGTGATCCTGGAGCTCCCTGAGCACTCGGAGAGGCAGAAAGATGCTGTGGTCAGGCTCATCCACCTGCGCCTGAAACTCCAGGAGCTGAAG GACCCCAGCGAAGATGAGCCCAACATCCGGGTGCTCCTGGAACATCGCTTCTACAAGGAGAAGAGTAAGAGCGTCAAGCAGACGTGTGACAAGTGCAACGCCATcatctggggcctgattcagACCTGGTACACCTGCACAG GGTGTTACTATCGCTGTCACAGCAAGTGCCTGAACCTTATCACCAAGCCTTGCGTGAGGTCCAAAGTCAGCCACCAGGCTGAGTACGAGCTGAGCATCTGCCCCGAGACAGGCCTGGACAGCCAGGATTACCGCTGTGCAGAGTGCCGGGCGCCCATCTCCCTCC GGGGCGTGCCCAGCGAGGCCAGGCAGTGCGACTACACTGGCCTGTACTACTGCGGTAACTGCCACTGGAATGATCCGGCCATCATCCCGGCCCGTGTCATCCACAACTGGGACTTCGAACCCCGCAAG GTCTCTCGCTGCAGCATGCGTTACCTTGCCCTGATGGTGTCGCGGCCGGTGCTCAAGCTGCGGGAAATCAACCCCCTTCTCTTTAACTATGTGGAGGAGCTGGTGGAGATCCGG AAGCTGCGCCAGGATATCCTGCTCATGAAGCCCTACTTCATCACCTGCAAAGAGGCCATGGAGTCTCGTCTGCTGCTCCAG ctgcaggaCCGGCAGCACTTTGTGGAGAACGACGACATGTACTCGATACAGGACCTGGTCGACATCCAGGCTGGGCGCCTCAGCTGCTCCTTAGCGGAGATCCACACCCTCTTCGCCAAGCACATCAAGCTGGACTgcgag CGGTGCCAGGCGAAGGGCTTTGTGTGTGAGCTCTGCAAAGAAGGAGATGTGCTCTTCCCGTTCGACAGCCACACATCGGTGTGCACGGACTGCTCTGCTGTCTTCcacag GGATTGCTACTATGACCATTCGACCACGTGTCCCAGGTGTGCTCGGCTCAGCCTGCGGAAGCAGTCGCTCTTCCGAGGTCCCAGTGTGGAGGAGCAGGCCTAG